The DNA window TAAAGAAGGTTACTCAAGCAATATTAATAATGTGGAGTGTTGGAATTATTATTGGAACATTTATGTTCTCCGGATCTATTCCTTTTATAATAAGCTTATCATTAAAAATAATTAATCCTCAATACCTATTTGTATTCTCTTTTATTATTTGTGTTATTTTATCTGTAGTTACTGGTACTGCATGGGGCTCAGTAGGAACGGCTGGTGTGGCGATGATGGGAGTGGCTGTCGGATTAGGTCTTCCTGTGAATATAACAGCAGGTGCAGTAATTGCAGGGTCAATATTTGGAGATAAAATGTCACCCCTATCAGATACAACAAATCTTAGTGCTGCAAGTGCAGGTGTAGACTTGTATGATCATATTAAGCAAATGTTATATACAACGGTACCAGCAACTATTATTAGCTTGATTGTATACCTTATTGTTGGATTAAATTTAATAGAATCTACATCAGGGCTTCCTGAAACTGCTGTTACGATGATTAATAACTTAGATCAAATGTACAATTGGAATGTCTTAATGATATTACCTTTAGTAGTTGTATTTGGAGGAGCTTTTCTGAAGAAACCAACTGTTCCTACTATGATCTTTGCATCAATTTTAGCTATTGCTGTAGGGGTTTTTGTTAATGGTTTTACTATCCAAAATGGGGTTGCATCTGCAATATTTGGATTTAAAGCATCTATGGTAAATGTAGCAGGATTTGACTCAAATGCTATATCTATTGAAGTAATTAAATTAATTAATCGTGGTGGTATGCGTTCTATGATTGGTATTATTACAATTATATATTGTGGTTATTCATTTACAGCAATCTTGAGCAAAACAAAGTGTTTGGAAATTATGTTGCAGCCAGTAGTTAAGGTAGTAAAAACAAGAGGACAAGTTATGCTTGCTACTGTTATCTCAAGTATTTTGCTTGCTTGTGCTGCAGGAACATCTTATGTTCCAACCATAATGATTCCTGAAATGTTTAGAAAGCTATTTATTCAGACTGGGATGAAATTAAATAATTTATCAAGAACGTTAGAAGATGCAGGGACTTGTGTGAATCCTTTGATCCCATGGGGAATGTCAGGGATATTTTATGCAACTACATTTAATATGAATGTTGTGGATTATGCACCATGGGCTATGTTATGTTGGATGACGCCAATTTTAGCAATTATATATGGGTTTACAGGATTTGGAATTGCCAAATTAAATGATGAAGAGCAAAAAGCACTTCTTAAAAAAGTAAGCTAAATAAAAGAAAAATAAGAAGATATAAAAGCATGAGAGATATCTACTTCTCTTGTGCTTTTTTTATAAATAAACTATCTAATACTAGATAGTGTTCATATATAATTGTGCATAATAAACAAAAATAGAGGATAAGTAGGTTATAAATTCGTGCGGTTAGAATGATGATAAAAAAAGGCATTACTGCTAAGATAATGATGAGAAATATAAATCATTATTATTTAAAGATGAGGGGGAAACATCATGAAAATAGCGATTTTAGGGTCAGGAAACGGTGGAGTTGCAGCAGCAGCAGATTGGAGCTTAGCTGGTCATCAAGTAAGATTGTTTGATTTTAAGCAGTTTTCTGCTAACATTGATGCAATTAATAAAAAAGGTGGTATTGAAGTTAAAGGTGCAATACAAGGATTTGCAAAACTTGCTTATGCTGGACATGATATTGAAAAAACTTTAGACGGTGCTGAATTTATTTTGGTAATTGGTCCTGCTTATAGTAGTGAGGCATTTGGAAAGGCATGTAAATCTTATCTAAAGAAAGAACAAATGGTTTGTATCTGCCCAAGTTCTTGTGGAGGTGCTATTGTTTTCAAAAACGCTGTAGGACTCAATATTGAAGATGAAAACTATATTATTTCTGAGACTTCTACCCTTCCATATGCTTGTAGAGTGACTGGACTGGCTGAGGTAACTATTTATCATAAGCTTACAGGTGGATTGTATGTTGCGGCAATGCCCTCAAAATACCTTGAAAAAGTATATGATGTATTCAAATTAGTTTATCCAGGATCGGAACCAGTAAAATCAATTTTTATGACAATGATGCAGACCGGAAATACGATTATTCATCCATCCGTAACTCTTCTAAATGCAAGTAGGATAGAATCAACAAAAGGAGATTTTCTATTTTATGAAGAAGGTGCTACACCAGCTGCAGGAAGATTGATGGAAGCTCTTGATAAAGAAAAGATAGCTTTAAGTGATAAATTGGAAGCAGGCCTCATTCCTGATGTTAAAGTAAAGATTTATCAAGGATATAATCAAATTGAAGATTATGAAACAGGATATAGTACAGCGGAAGGTTTTAAAGGAATAAAAGCTCAGAATCAACTGGATCATAGGTACTTAAATGAAGATGTAGGATATGGTCTTGTGTTTATGTCAGAACTTGCTAAACAAGTTGGGGTGGAGACTCCTGTAATGGATGCTATGATACTTATTGCTTCTATTATTACAAAG is part of the Crassaminicella profunda genome and encodes:
- the nhaC gene encoding Na+/H+ antiporter NhaC, producing the protein MEKGKRLPLYIEAIAPFIMLVLLVAIGYIYLELRIEFLLILATIFAGLIAKRLGYTWSEMEDAIGDRLKKVTQAILIMWSVGIIIGTFMFSGSIPFIISLSLKIINPQYLFVFSFIICVILSVVTGTAWGSVGTAGVAMMGVAVGLGLPVNITAGAVIAGSIFGDKMSPLSDTTNLSAASAGVDLYDHIKQMLYTTVPATIISLIVYLIVGLNLIESTSGLPETAVTMINNLDQMYNWNVLMILPLVVVFGGAFLKKPTVPTMIFASILAIAVGVFVNGFTIQNGVASAIFGFKASMVNVAGFDSNAISIEVIKLINRGGMRSMIGIITIIYCGYSFTAILSKTKCLEIMLQPVVKVVKTRGQVMLATVISSILLACAAGTSYVPTIMIPEMFRKLFIQTGMKLNNLSRTLEDAGTCVNPLIPWGMSGIFYATTFNMNVVDYAPWAMLCWMTPILAIIYGFTGFGIAKLNDEEQKALLKKVS
- a CDS encoding NAD/NADP-dependent octopine/nopaline dehydrogenase family protein, translating into MKIAILGSGNGGVAAAADWSLAGHQVRLFDFKQFSANIDAINKKGGIEVKGAIQGFAKLAYAGHDIEKTLDGAEFILVIGPAYSSEAFGKACKSYLKKEQMVCICPSSCGGAIVFKNAVGLNIEDENYIISETSTLPYACRVTGLAEVTIYHKLTGGLYVAAMPSKYLEKVYDVFKLVYPGSEPVKSIFMTMMQTGNTIIHPSVTLLNASRIESTKGDFLFYEEGATPAAGRLMEALDKEKIALSDKLEAGLIPDVKVKIYQGYNQIEDYETGYSTAEGFKGIKAQNQLDHRYLNEDVGYGLVFMSELAKQVGVETPVMDAMILIASIITKRDYRKEAARTMKTLGLEKYTLDELKNIFN